One Solea senegalensis isolate Sse05_10M linkage group LG21, IFAPA_SoseM_1, whole genome shotgun sequence DNA segment encodes these proteins:
- the LOC122758556 gene encoding ceramide transfer protein-like isoform X4 yields MSDNQSWNSSGSEEDLEPKEEHGHPVGVGDLSGVLSKWTNYIHGWQDRWVVLKNNTLSYYKSQDETEYGCRGSLCLSKAVITPHEFDECRLDISVNDSVWYLRAQDPEHRHQWIDSIELHRADSGYGSESSLRRHGSMLSLTSATSGFSATSTSSFKKGHRLREKLAEMETFRDILCRQVDTLQKYFDSCSDAVSKDELQRDKVVEDDEDDFPNTRSDGEFLHNNNGSKEKLFQSLIPKGIIGIDFKGEAITFKATTAGILATLSHCIDLMVKREDCWQKRLDKEMEKRRRIEESYKSALNELKKKSHFGGPDYEEGPNSLINEDEFFDAVEAALDRQDKIEERCQTEKTRIQRSSPVPLVDVHSNTGSHRFSNKVEEMVQNHMTYSLQDVGGDANWQLVVEEGEMKVYRREVEENGIVLDPLKATHSVKGVTGHEVCHYFWDTAYRNDWETTIENFNVVEALSENAAIIYQTHKRVWPASQRDVLYLSAMRKIVANNENDPDTWLVCNFSVDHDDAQPSNRCVRAKINIAMICQTLVSPPEGDKEISRDNLLCKITYVANVNPGGWAPASVLRAVAKREYPKFLKRFTSYVQEKTASKPILF; encoded by the exons ATGTCCGATAACCAGAGCTGGAACTCATCCGGTTCCGAGGAGGATTTGGAGCCCAAAGAGGAGCACGGACATCCCGTAGGTGTGGGCGATTTGAGCGGAGTCCTCAGTAAG TGGACAAACTACATCCATGGCTGGCAGGACCGTTGGGTGgtgctgaaaaacaacacgCTGAGCTATTACAAGTCTCAGGATGAAACGGAGTACGGCTGCCGAGGTTCCCTCTGCCTCAGTAAAGCTGTTATTACT cCTCACGAGTTTGATGAGTGCCGACTGGACATCAGCGTGAACGACAGTGTGTGGTACCTAAGAGCACAAGACCCAGAGCACAGACACCAGTGGATTGACTCCATTGAGCTGCACAGG GCTGATTCAGGATATGGCTCAGAGTCTAGTCTGCGCAGACATGGCTCCATGTTGTCTCTCACATCAGCCACCAGTGGCTTCTCCGCAACGTCCACATCCTCCTTCAAG AAAGGGCACAGACTGAGGGAGAAGCTGGCCGAGATGGAGACCTTCAGAGATATTTTGTGCCGGCAGGTGGACACACTTCAGAAGTACTTTGACAGCTGTTCAGATGCTGTGTCCAAggatgagctgcagagagacaaaG TCgtggaagatgatgaagatgatttcccCAACACCCGCTCAGATGGAGAGTTTCTGCACAACAACAATGGCAGCAAAGAGAAAT TGTTTCAGTCTTTGATTCCCAAGGGAATCATCGGCATTGACTTTAAGGGTGAAGCCATCACATTCAAGGCTACCACAGCGGGTATCCTAGCCACTCTGTCCCACTGTATCGACCTCATGGTGAAGAGAGAAGACTGCTGGCAGAAGAGACTGGATAAG gaGATGGAGAAGAGGCGAAGGATAGAGGAGAGCTACAAATCAGCCCTCAACGAACTGAAGAAAAAGTCTCACTTTGGAGGTCCAGACTATGAA GAAGGCCCAAACAGCCTCATTAACGAGGATGAGTTCTTCGACGCAGTCGAGGCTGCTCTCGACAGACAAGACAAAATCGAAGAACGG TGCCAAACTGAGAAGACGAGGATACAGCGGTCCAGTCCTGTTCCGCTCGTGGACGTCCACTCCAACACCGGCTCACATAGATTCTCCAACAAG GTGGAGGAGATGGTGCAGAATCACATGACCTACTCCCTGCAGGATGTTGGTGGAGATGCCAACTGGCAGCTGGTTGTAGAAGAGGGGGAAATGAAG gtgTACAGGAGAGAGGTGGAAGAAAATGGGATCGTTCTGGACCCACTGAAGGCCACCCACTCAGTGAAGGGGGTGACTGGTCACGAGGTCTGTCACTACTTCTGGGACACGGCCTATCGCAACGACTGGGAGA ccactATTGAAAACTTCAACGTCGTGGAGGCGTTGTCAGAAAACGCAGCGATCATCTATCAAACGCACAAG cgGGTGTGGCCTGCGTCTCAGAGGGACGTGCTGTACCTGTCCGCCATGAGGAAGATCGTGGCCAACAACGAGAACGACCCCGACACCTGGCTGGTCTGCAACTTCTCTGTGGATCATGACGACGCACAG CCATCCAACAGGTGTGTCCGTGCCAAAATCAACATCGCCATGATCTGTCAGACCCTGGTCagtccaccagagggcgacaAAGAGATCAGCAGAGACAACCTCCTGTGTAAAATCACCTATGTCGCCAACG taaACCCAGGAGGCTGGGCTCCCGCCTCTGTGCTCAGGGCTGTGGCAAAGAGAGAATACCCCAAGTTCCTCAAACGCTTCACCTCCTACGTGCAGGAAAAAACCGCCAGCAAACCCATCTTATTCTGA
- the LOC122758556 gene encoding ceramide transfer protein-like isoform X2, with protein sequence MSDNQSWNSSGSEEDLEPKEEHGHPVGVGDLSGVLSKWTNYIHGWQDRWVVLKNNTLSYYKSQDETEYGCRGSLCLSKAVITPHEFDECRLDISVNDSVWYLRAQDPEHRHQWIDSIELHRADSGYGSESSLRRHGSMLSLTSATSGFSATSTSSFKKGHRLREKLAEMETFRDILCRQVDTLQKYFDSCSDAVSKDELQRDKVVEDDEDDFPNTRSDGEFLHNNNGSKEKLFQSLIPKGIIGIDFKGEAITFKATTAGILATLSHCIDLMVKREDCWQKRLDKEMEKRRRIEESYKSALNELKKKSHFGGPDYEEGPNSLINEDEFFDAVEAALDRQDKIEERCQTEKTRIQRSSPVPLVDVHSNTGSHRFSNKPRYSQSSPALVVRSLPRDDHRFSTEVEEMVQNHMTYSLQDVGGDANWQLVVEEGEMKVYRREVEENGIVLDPLKATHSVKGVTGHEVCHYFWDTAYRNDWETTIENFNVVEALSENAAIIYQTHKRVWPASQRDVLYLSAMRKIVANNENDPDTWLVCNFSVDHDDAQPSNRCVRAKINIAMICQTLVSPPEGDKEISRDNLLCKITYVANVNPGGWAPASVLRAVAKREYPKFLKRFTSYVQEKTASKPILF encoded by the exons ATGTCCGATAACCAGAGCTGGAACTCATCCGGTTCCGAGGAGGATTTGGAGCCCAAAGAGGAGCACGGACATCCCGTAGGTGTGGGCGATTTGAGCGGAGTCCTCAGTAAG TGGACAAACTACATCCATGGCTGGCAGGACCGTTGGGTGgtgctgaaaaacaacacgCTGAGCTATTACAAGTCTCAGGATGAAACGGAGTACGGCTGCCGAGGTTCCCTCTGCCTCAGTAAAGCTGTTATTACT cCTCACGAGTTTGATGAGTGCCGACTGGACATCAGCGTGAACGACAGTGTGTGGTACCTAAGAGCACAAGACCCAGAGCACAGACACCAGTGGATTGACTCCATTGAGCTGCACAGG GCTGATTCAGGATATGGCTCAGAGTCTAGTCTGCGCAGACATGGCTCCATGTTGTCTCTCACATCAGCCACCAGTGGCTTCTCCGCAACGTCCACATCCTCCTTCAAG AAAGGGCACAGACTGAGGGAGAAGCTGGCCGAGATGGAGACCTTCAGAGATATTTTGTGCCGGCAGGTGGACACACTTCAGAAGTACTTTGACAGCTGTTCAGATGCTGTGTCCAAggatgagctgcagagagacaaaG TCgtggaagatgatgaagatgatttcccCAACACCCGCTCAGATGGAGAGTTTCTGCACAACAACAATGGCAGCAAAGAGAAAT TGTTTCAGTCTTTGATTCCCAAGGGAATCATCGGCATTGACTTTAAGGGTGAAGCCATCACATTCAAGGCTACCACAGCGGGTATCCTAGCCACTCTGTCCCACTGTATCGACCTCATGGTGAAGAGAGAAGACTGCTGGCAGAAGAGACTGGATAAG gaGATGGAGAAGAGGCGAAGGATAGAGGAGAGCTACAAATCAGCCCTCAACGAACTGAAGAAAAAGTCTCACTTTGGAGGTCCAGACTATGAA GAAGGCCCAAACAGCCTCATTAACGAGGATGAGTTCTTCGACGCAGTCGAGGCTGCTCTCGACAGACAAGACAAAATCGAAGAACGG TGCCAAACTGAGAAGACGAGGATACAGCGGTCCAGTCCTGTTCCGCTCGTGGACGTCCACTCCAACACCGGCTCACATAGATTCTCCAACAAG CCTCGTTATAGTCAGTCCTCCCCCGCACTCGTAGTCAGGTCCCTTCCCCGTGATGACCACAGATTCAGCACAGAG GTGGAGGAGATGGTGCAGAATCACATGACCTACTCCCTGCAGGATGTTGGTGGAGATGCCAACTGGCAGCTGGTTGTAGAAGAGGGGGAAATGAAG gtgTACAGGAGAGAGGTGGAAGAAAATGGGATCGTTCTGGACCCACTGAAGGCCACCCACTCAGTGAAGGGGGTGACTGGTCACGAGGTCTGTCACTACTTCTGGGACACGGCCTATCGCAACGACTGGGAGA ccactATTGAAAACTTCAACGTCGTGGAGGCGTTGTCAGAAAACGCAGCGATCATCTATCAAACGCACAAG cgGGTGTGGCCTGCGTCTCAGAGGGACGTGCTGTACCTGTCCGCCATGAGGAAGATCGTGGCCAACAACGAGAACGACCCCGACACCTGGCTGGTCTGCAACTTCTCTGTGGATCATGACGACGCACAG CCATCCAACAGGTGTGTCCGTGCCAAAATCAACATCGCCATGATCTGTCAGACCCTGGTCagtccaccagagggcgacaAAGAGATCAGCAGAGACAACCTCCTGTGTAAAATCACCTATGTCGCCAACG taaACCCAGGAGGCTGGGCTCCCGCCTCTGTGCTCAGGGCTGTGGCAAAGAGAGAATACCCCAAGTTCCTCAAACGCTTCACCTCCTACGTGCAGGAAAAAACCGCCAGCAAACCCATCTTATTCTGA
- the LOC122758556 gene encoding ceramide transfer protein-like isoform X3 — protein sequence MSDNQSWNSSGSEEDLEPKEEHGHPVGVGDLSGVLSKWTNYIHGWQDRWVVLKNNTLSYYKSQDETEYGCRGSLCLSKAVITPHEFDECRLDISVNDSVWYLRAQDPEHRHQWIDSIELHRSVREGRRERGGVQGTKIITPPLADSGYGSESSLRRHGSMLSLTSATSGFSATSTSSFKKGHRLREKLAEMETFRDILCRQVDTLQKYFDSCSDAVSKDELQRDKVVEDDEDDFPNTRSDGEFLHNNNGSKEKLFQSLIPKGIIGIDFKGEAITFKATTAGILATLSHCIDLMVKREDCWQKRLDKEMEKRRRIEESYKSALNELKKKSHFGGPDYEEGPNSLINEDEFFDAVEAALDRQDKIEERCQTEKTRIQRSSPVPLVDVHSNTGSHRFSNKVEEMVQNHMTYSLQDVGGDANWQLVVEEGEMKVYRREVEENGIVLDPLKATHSVKGVTGHEVCHYFWDTAYRNDWETTIENFNVVEALSENAAIIYQTHKRVWPASQRDVLYLSAMRKIVANNENDPDTWLVCNFSVDHDDAQPSNRCVRAKINIAMICQTLVSPPEGDKEISRDNLLCKITYVANVNPGGWAPASVLRAVAKREYPKFLKRFTSYVQEKTASKPILF from the exons ATGTCCGATAACCAGAGCTGGAACTCATCCGGTTCCGAGGAGGATTTGGAGCCCAAAGAGGAGCACGGACATCCCGTAGGTGTGGGCGATTTGAGCGGAGTCCTCAGTAAG TGGACAAACTACATCCATGGCTGGCAGGACCGTTGGGTGgtgctgaaaaacaacacgCTGAGCTATTACAAGTCTCAGGATGAAACGGAGTACGGCTGCCGAGGTTCCCTCTGCCTCAGTAAAGCTGTTATTACT cCTCACGAGTTTGATGAGTGCCGACTGGACATCAGCGTGAACGACAGTGTGTGGTACCTAAGAGCACAAGACCCAGAGCACAGACACCAGTGGATTGACTCCATTGAGCTGCACAGG agtgtcagagaggggagaagagagaggggaggagtcCAGGGAACAAAAATCATCACTCCACCACTG GCTGATTCAGGATATGGCTCAGAGTCTAGTCTGCGCAGACATGGCTCCATGTTGTCTCTCACATCAGCCACCAGTGGCTTCTCCGCAACGTCCACATCCTCCTTCAAG AAAGGGCACAGACTGAGGGAGAAGCTGGCCGAGATGGAGACCTTCAGAGATATTTTGTGCCGGCAGGTGGACACACTTCAGAAGTACTTTGACAGCTGTTCAGATGCTGTGTCCAAggatgagctgcagagagacaaaG TCgtggaagatgatgaagatgatttcccCAACACCCGCTCAGATGGAGAGTTTCTGCACAACAACAATGGCAGCAAAGAGAAAT TGTTTCAGTCTTTGATTCCCAAGGGAATCATCGGCATTGACTTTAAGGGTGAAGCCATCACATTCAAGGCTACCACAGCGGGTATCCTAGCCACTCTGTCCCACTGTATCGACCTCATGGTGAAGAGAGAAGACTGCTGGCAGAAGAGACTGGATAAG gaGATGGAGAAGAGGCGAAGGATAGAGGAGAGCTACAAATCAGCCCTCAACGAACTGAAGAAAAAGTCTCACTTTGGAGGTCCAGACTATGAA GAAGGCCCAAACAGCCTCATTAACGAGGATGAGTTCTTCGACGCAGTCGAGGCTGCTCTCGACAGACAAGACAAAATCGAAGAACGG TGCCAAACTGAGAAGACGAGGATACAGCGGTCCAGTCCTGTTCCGCTCGTGGACGTCCACTCCAACACCGGCTCACATAGATTCTCCAACAAG GTGGAGGAGATGGTGCAGAATCACATGACCTACTCCCTGCAGGATGTTGGTGGAGATGCCAACTGGCAGCTGGTTGTAGAAGAGGGGGAAATGAAG gtgTACAGGAGAGAGGTGGAAGAAAATGGGATCGTTCTGGACCCACTGAAGGCCACCCACTCAGTGAAGGGGGTGACTGGTCACGAGGTCTGTCACTACTTCTGGGACACGGCCTATCGCAACGACTGGGAGA ccactATTGAAAACTTCAACGTCGTGGAGGCGTTGTCAGAAAACGCAGCGATCATCTATCAAACGCACAAG cgGGTGTGGCCTGCGTCTCAGAGGGACGTGCTGTACCTGTCCGCCATGAGGAAGATCGTGGCCAACAACGAGAACGACCCCGACACCTGGCTGGTCTGCAACTTCTCTGTGGATCATGACGACGCACAG CCATCCAACAGGTGTGTCCGTGCCAAAATCAACATCGCCATGATCTGTCAGACCCTGGTCagtccaccagagggcgacaAAGAGATCAGCAGAGACAACCTCCTGTGTAAAATCACCTATGTCGCCAACG taaACCCAGGAGGCTGGGCTCCCGCCTCTGTGCTCAGGGCTGTGGCAAAGAGAGAATACCCCAAGTTCCTCAAACGCTTCACCTCCTACGTGCAGGAAAAAACCGCCAGCAAACCCATCTTATTCTGA
- the LOC122758556 gene encoding ceramide transfer protein-like isoform X1: protein MSDNQSWNSSGSEEDLEPKEEHGHPVGVGDLSGVLSKWTNYIHGWQDRWVVLKNNTLSYYKSQDETEYGCRGSLCLSKAVITPHEFDECRLDISVNDSVWYLRAQDPEHRHQWIDSIELHRSVREGRRERGGVQGTKIITPPLADSGYGSESSLRRHGSMLSLTSATSGFSATSTSSFKKGHRLREKLAEMETFRDILCRQVDTLQKYFDSCSDAVSKDELQRDKVVEDDEDDFPNTRSDGEFLHNNNGSKEKLFQSLIPKGIIGIDFKGEAITFKATTAGILATLSHCIDLMVKREDCWQKRLDKEMEKRRRIEESYKSALNELKKKSHFGGPDYEEGPNSLINEDEFFDAVEAALDRQDKIEERCQTEKTRIQRSSPVPLVDVHSNTGSHRFSNKPRYSQSSPALVVRSLPRDDHRFSTEVEEMVQNHMTYSLQDVGGDANWQLVVEEGEMKVYRREVEENGIVLDPLKATHSVKGVTGHEVCHYFWDTAYRNDWETTIENFNVVEALSENAAIIYQTHKRVWPASQRDVLYLSAMRKIVANNENDPDTWLVCNFSVDHDDAQPSNRCVRAKINIAMICQTLVSPPEGDKEISRDNLLCKITYVANVNPGGWAPASVLRAVAKREYPKFLKRFTSYVQEKTASKPILF from the exons ATGTCCGATAACCAGAGCTGGAACTCATCCGGTTCCGAGGAGGATTTGGAGCCCAAAGAGGAGCACGGACATCCCGTAGGTGTGGGCGATTTGAGCGGAGTCCTCAGTAAG TGGACAAACTACATCCATGGCTGGCAGGACCGTTGGGTGgtgctgaaaaacaacacgCTGAGCTATTACAAGTCTCAGGATGAAACGGAGTACGGCTGCCGAGGTTCCCTCTGCCTCAGTAAAGCTGTTATTACT cCTCACGAGTTTGATGAGTGCCGACTGGACATCAGCGTGAACGACAGTGTGTGGTACCTAAGAGCACAAGACCCAGAGCACAGACACCAGTGGATTGACTCCATTGAGCTGCACAGG agtgtcagagaggggagaagagagaggggaggagtcCAGGGAACAAAAATCATCACTCCACCACTG GCTGATTCAGGATATGGCTCAGAGTCTAGTCTGCGCAGACATGGCTCCATGTTGTCTCTCACATCAGCCACCAGTGGCTTCTCCGCAACGTCCACATCCTCCTTCAAG AAAGGGCACAGACTGAGGGAGAAGCTGGCCGAGATGGAGACCTTCAGAGATATTTTGTGCCGGCAGGTGGACACACTTCAGAAGTACTTTGACAGCTGTTCAGATGCTGTGTCCAAggatgagctgcagagagacaaaG TCgtggaagatgatgaagatgatttcccCAACACCCGCTCAGATGGAGAGTTTCTGCACAACAACAATGGCAGCAAAGAGAAAT TGTTTCAGTCTTTGATTCCCAAGGGAATCATCGGCATTGACTTTAAGGGTGAAGCCATCACATTCAAGGCTACCACAGCGGGTATCCTAGCCACTCTGTCCCACTGTATCGACCTCATGGTGAAGAGAGAAGACTGCTGGCAGAAGAGACTGGATAAG gaGATGGAGAAGAGGCGAAGGATAGAGGAGAGCTACAAATCAGCCCTCAACGAACTGAAGAAAAAGTCTCACTTTGGAGGTCCAGACTATGAA GAAGGCCCAAACAGCCTCATTAACGAGGATGAGTTCTTCGACGCAGTCGAGGCTGCTCTCGACAGACAAGACAAAATCGAAGAACGG TGCCAAACTGAGAAGACGAGGATACAGCGGTCCAGTCCTGTTCCGCTCGTGGACGTCCACTCCAACACCGGCTCACATAGATTCTCCAACAAG CCTCGTTATAGTCAGTCCTCCCCCGCACTCGTAGTCAGGTCCCTTCCCCGTGATGACCACAGATTCAGCACAGAG GTGGAGGAGATGGTGCAGAATCACATGACCTACTCCCTGCAGGATGTTGGTGGAGATGCCAACTGGCAGCTGGTTGTAGAAGAGGGGGAAATGAAG gtgTACAGGAGAGAGGTGGAAGAAAATGGGATCGTTCTGGACCCACTGAAGGCCACCCACTCAGTGAAGGGGGTGACTGGTCACGAGGTCTGTCACTACTTCTGGGACACGGCCTATCGCAACGACTGGGAGA ccactATTGAAAACTTCAACGTCGTGGAGGCGTTGTCAGAAAACGCAGCGATCATCTATCAAACGCACAAG cgGGTGTGGCCTGCGTCTCAGAGGGACGTGCTGTACCTGTCCGCCATGAGGAAGATCGTGGCCAACAACGAGAACGACCCCGACACCTGGCTGGTCTGCAACTTCTCTGTGGATCATGACGACGCACAG CCATCCAACAGGTGTGTCCGTGCCAAAATCAACATCGCCATGATCTGTCAGACCCTGGTCagtccaccagagggcgacaAAGAGATCAGCAGAGACAACCTCCTGTGTAAAATCACCTATGTCGCCAACG taaACCCAGGAGGCTGGGCTCCCGCCTCTGTGCTCAGGGCTGTGGCAAAGAGAGAATACCCCAAGTTCCTCAAACGCTTCACCTCCTACGTGCAGGAAAAAACCGCCAGCAAACCCATCTTATTCTGA